A genomic stretch from Asterias rubens chromosome 7, eAstRub1.3, whole genome shotgun sequence includes:
- the LOC117292484 gene encoding caveolin-1-like encodes MADKDSDAKPGLAIETDGAKLADIETSVESDIYDMGPQLKLEYDDVFAAPDDYNIFTSITDINRKIFNKIQVVVYSLFSIILGVILSFIWAIIFGLLKVISTYVLQPASKVFFILLRVAGMICKALIGSFCDPCYRSFALIFSRINVAALTATEARPVGMRIHNSNLQIV; translated from the exons ACAGCGACGCTAAGCCAGGTCTGGCGATCGAGACCGACGGGGCAAAACTTGCAGACATAGAGACCTCGGTTGAATCTGACATCTACGATATGGGACCCCAATTAAAG CTGGAATATGACGATGTTTTCGCTGCACCAGATGACTACAACATATTCACGTCCATCACTGACATCAACAGAAAGATCTTCAATAAGATACAG GTTGTAGTCTACAGCCTCTTCAGTATCATCCTAGGAGTCATCCTATCTTTCATCTGGGCAATAATCTTCGGTCTACTCAAGGTGATCTCCACCTACGTCTTGCAACCCGCCTCTAAGGTGTTCTTCATCCTCCTACGTGTTGCAGGAATGATCTGCAAGGCGCTGATCGGCTCCTTTTGCGACCCGTGCTACCGCTCATTCGCTCTCATTTTTTCACGTATCAACGTGGCTGCCCTGACCGCCACGGAGGCAAGGCCCGTTGGCATGAGAATCCACAATTCAAATCTTCAAATTGTCTAA